The Equus przewalskii isolate Varuska chromosome 4, EquPr2, whole genome shotgun sequence region CTATATGCACCTTTGCTCTTTCCTGATagtttgtattataatttttatttttttaacaaaaatgggaAGTTTTTTAAAGTATCCTTTTAGTGACCTTAAATCCTAAGGAAAAGCATAAAGAGTAGAaagattcacacacacacacacacacacacacacacacacacacacacccttcacAAACATGTTGGCCCTAAAGAAGGTGGAGAGGTGATGGGCCAAGAAACTTTGAGGTCGGTGGTGGCCATATAAAAACAGTGACGACAATGACCACAGCTGTTTGTTGAGCACAAGATTTTGTGCTGCTCCCTATACTAAATTTTTTACTCTTTAATCTTTGTAACAGCCCTTGAAGCTGGTTCtcttgttatcttcattttagagctgagtaaactgaggttcagaaatgcTAAGTTAAGGGAGGAGTACATGTGTGTTCCATAAGCAATTGTCAGACCAGAATTCAAACCTAGGTCCATAGCTCAGGCCCAGGCTTCGGTGCGAGGGAGGAGAgtcggggaggggcaggggaggcctgtggaggcagagcagggccaTTAGGTAGACCACTAGTGCCCTCTAGTAGCTGGCAGGGCAGCCACCTGGTTCTCAGGCTTATCTCCATGACCTTCTGTGtcctttctgctctctgtctTTGCAAACACATACCAGAGGGCCTCCCTAAAGGAAGCTCATTTATTGACTCAAAGCTATGACTTTCCATTAGTTTTATGATCAGAACTGGAGAAATGTGAAAGAGGGAGGGTTCTCAACAGAGGGACAGCCCAGAAAGACCTGAACAGACGCTTTAAAAGGGATTTTGCTGCACAGCCTCTGGGTCACGACATAGACCCCCCAGCACCAACACTCGAGGGCTTCTGGGTGACTTACTCTAATTCTCACCCTTTCTTTCCATGTTCCCTCCCCTCCctatctttctctgtttctccctctcaCACATTTGGTCTCCTGCTCTtgcctctccatttctcttttgtttcttgccCTCTCCCTAAATATTAATGTCTATGGCTGTGTTGTCTCCCTTAATCTGctcctctctgtttttctctctccttatcaATGGCTTTCTGTGCTTTTACTTCTATGACTCCCTAACTCTGTTTTTCTATGATTCTCATATCCCCATGTTGTTATcactctgtatctctctctctgtccttctgtttATCACTGACCacctatttgtctttctctccctgttctctttctctgtctctatcttgGTTTCATGGCCactggttctctctctccctctacctCTGTGTCACTATCTCTGCCTCTCCAACTCTGTTTCTTGTTGCCTTTCCATGTATAGACACCTAGCCCCTGGATCATGGCAAATCTGAGCCACCCTTCTGAATTTGTCCTCTTGGGCTTCTCCTCTTTCGGTGAGCTGCAGGTTCTGCTGTATGGGCCCTTCCTCCTGCTTTATCTTCTCGCCTTCATGGGAAACACTGTCATCATAGTCATGATCATAGCCGACAGCCACCTACATactcccatgtacttcttcctgggCAACTTTTCCCTGTTGGAGATCTTGGTGACCGTGACTACAGTGCCCAGGATGCTCTCAGGCCTGCTGGTCCCCCACAAAGTCATTTCCTTCACTGGCTGTATGGTTCAGTTCTACTTCTACTTTTCCCTGGGTTCCACCTCCTTCCTCATCCTGTCCGACATGGCCCTTGACCGCTTTGTGGCCATCTGCCACCCTCTGCGCTATGGCACTCTGATGAGCTGGGCTGTGTGTGCCCGGCTGGCAGGGGCTGCCTGGGCAGCTCCTTTCCTAGCCATGGTGCCCACTGTTCTCTCCCGGGCTCATCTCAATTATTGCCATGGCAACACCATTAATCACTTCTTCTGTGACAATGCACCTCTGCTGCAGCTGTCCTGTTCAGACACCAGCCTGCTAGAATTCTGGGACTTCCTGATGGCCTTGGCCTTTGTCCTCAGCTCCTTCCTGGTGACCCTCATCTCCTATGGCTACATCGTGAGCACTGTGCTGCGGATCCCCTCTGCCAGCGGCCGCCAGAAGGCTTTCTCCACGTGTGGGTCTCACCTCACTCTGGTCTTCCTTGGCTACAGCAGCACTATCTTCCTGTATGTCAGGCCTGGCAAAGCACACTCT contains the following coding sequences:
- the OR6V1 gene encoding olfactory receptor 6V1 produces the protein MANLSHPSEFVLLGFSSFGELQVLLYGPFLLLYLLAFMGNTVIIVMIIADSHLHTPMYFFLGNFSLLEILVTVTTVPRMLSGLLVPHKVISFTGCMVQFYFYFSLGSTSFLILSDMALDRFVAICHPLRYGTLMSWAVCARLAGAAWAAPFLAMVPTVLSRAHLNYCHGNTINHFFCDNAPLLQLSCSDTSLLEFWDFLMALAFVLSSFLVTLISYGYIVSTVLRIPSASGRQKAFSTCGSHLTLVFLGYSSTIFLYVRPGKAHSVEVNKTVALVTSVFTPVLSPVIFTLRNDAVKAVIWGQIQRLNGLHKAL